CGTGCGATCTATTTTAGAACGATAAATCTATTAACAATTCAATGGCAGAAAAATTATCGACTAATCCACAACTACAgtatcaaaatcattcaacagacgatgaaaaaatgatacaaTCATTGTCTTCTGCCGAAGCTGCTGtgattaatgataaattggattcaatttcaagTGCCAATAGTAGTAACAATGATTCTTCACcccatcatcaaaatcgcCTGCAAACATCATCAGCGGCAACGAATAGTACGACAACGCACACACATCAGAGTAAGAAAAgtccaaagaaaaataaacgtCAACTGAACTATTCACGACCACCGGATGGCGGTTGGGGATGGATGGTTGTTTTTGCTAGctttatcatcaatctaATCGCTGATGGTGTATCTCTATCATTCGGTGTCATCTTTGTCGAATTGGTAAATTattttaatgaatcaaaaagcAAGACCGCATGGATCGGTTCTCTTTTCTTATCGATACCGTTATTAACTGGTCCTATCGGATCATCTTTGGTCGATCAATTCGGTTGTCGCAAAGTTACGATTGCCGGTGCTCTATTAGCTTCGGCTGGATTTTTTATTGGCCAATATTCCACCTGCGTagaacatttattttttgcattcaGTTTAGCTGGATTTGGTCTGGCACTTTGCTATGTAACATCAATAGTAAGCGTAGCATATTGGTTCGATCGTCGACGATCACTTGCTACTGGATTGGCTGTTTGTGGATCTGGATTCGGAACGTTCCTGTTTGCTCCactcatcattttattgctGAAAGAATATGGCTGGCGTGGTACATTGCTCATACTTTCCGGAGTCTTCCTCAACATGGTTTGCTGTGGATTCTTGATTCCTGATGTTAACATTGATACTTCAGGCGATGTCTCCTCTTCTTCCTCATCAAACAGTGGAGATACATCGGACTTGGATTCAAATCTTTCAGATTCTGACGATAATTTTGACAttgacaatcaaaatgatcgtCTCACATCAATAACGGGTAATTTGTCACAAGAGCAACATCGTTTGTTGCTGAAACAGCATTCAGTTATGGCAAGACCCTTATCGGAATCTCATTCAAACGATGATTCATTTCCACGACATACCAGTTCATTGATAAATATACCAAcatttatcaaaaataacGATAGCCAAGATTCTTCgaataataacaagaatGAAATGCAATCCAATAATATTTATGGTGAACTAACATTTCGTCGTGGTGGTTATCTacataatttgatttgcCACTATCCTCATTTATTAAGCATGTTTCTTCCATGGGATATGCAATGTGATGATCTGACCGTCAAAACCAAAGTTaaattacaatcaaataCGACACCAGTTcctttgatttcatcatcccCAGTTCCACCGAAAGCCACACAGAAAgttgttgaatttggttCTACTCATCACATGGATTCTCATTCCAAATTGAATGGTATTATAAATAGTAATGACGATGTTATGGATTCGAATAAAGCGACAGATAATGGAGGaatattgaaatcatcaactAATTCTAGACAAAACAGTACAAGTCGTTTTGGACAGCTATTGAATTTTGCTCGTCAATCACAgcattttaataataataataataataataatgatgtcttattcaatcaacatcAGCAGCAAACACCACGTATAAATCGTTTGCGTCATTTACGATTGCCTCGCGGAAGTTTGACATATAGAAACGCAATGTTGGTCATCAATAAATACCGATTAAAAGCATCTTCAGCGCCTGACATCTATCGAACTAGTATGGCTACTATTAATGAAGAAAAGGTAAGTATAACCAATTTATCAACGAAAAATGGATTAATaatctagttttttttcatagagTTTAAATCTctatgaaaatttaaaagaaaTTCTCATCAATATGATCGATATGTCCATTTTCAAATCTTTTCgttattcaatattttgtttgtcaaattTTCTGCTCTATGTTTGTATTGATGTGCCCTACGTTTATATACCGGATCAAGTAATTACCAGTGGAGCATCAGATAAAGATGGCGCATCACAATATATTTCGATTATCGGTGTTTTCAATACATTTGGAGTGGTTAGTTTCTTAATCATATAagtattgtatttttttaattgttcaattcaatgatttagGTTTTTGTCGGATATATAGGAGATAAACCATGGCTAGATGCAAGTTTCATTTATTCCATTCTTGTATCAATAAGCGGATTAGTCATGGCTGCCATACCGTTGACAACTGATAGCTATCTCATAAGCATTCAATCGGCCATCTATGGATTTTGTATCTCGGCCAATTACTCATTAGTTTCAGTTATTCTTGTTGAATTGATCTCGCTGGATTCATTCACAACGGCCTATGGAATGTTATTATTGGTACAGGGATTTGGTTCATTGATTGGTCCACCACTTGCTGGTATGTTTTGTTATTgacttttattttaatttcattaattgaataaaatctaGGCTGGATATTTGACATATCTGGAAACTATGATAACGCGTTTTACATAACCGGAATTACAATTATGCTATCTGGTATATTAGTATTACCAGTGggtagaaagaaaaactgTTTCCTTTGGAGAAACCAATCCGACGATGAAATCGAATCAGTACTGAAAGATAGAAATGGATGTCCCTTATCAAATGGTgcttcatcaccatcatgtaaaatgacaaatgataACAAACATTCGAAACCAAGAGCTGATACGACTATTGAAGAAGATTccgaaatttgaatttacgattgatcatcataaatgtGATATTTATAATTGTAATACTGCTGAATAGTATTCAGTGAATACCACACAAGTGTTGATATTCTAATCCCTGATCTGATATTCAAactgtttattattattattattatttataatcaaaCTTTCTccttttttctcatttaacAATTAATCtcttttgatttgaatgtcttttttcacaaaatcTCATATctcaattgattatttattttctgatTGTGTGATTTCGTCTAATTCTTTTAGAACTTGTAAAATcagttttgatttttttatgttttgcAATACCCAAATTCCTACTAAGtatcgattcaaattttttttcaacataaaAAACCACTGGATTGAATAATGtgattttttccacattgAATAACTCTAGTCTTGCA
This is a stretch of genomic DNA from Dermatophagoides farinae isolate YC_2012a chromosome 2, ASM2471394v1, whole genome shotgun sequence. It encodes these proteins:
- the LOC124493365 gene encoding monocarboxylate transporter 9 is translated as MKRKQQHTKEMEPLFPMNLATKPIIVTNGDNIVMNKNNNKIKHNNDNPSENETKLSEQNGIFDGHKNDKSINNSMAEKLSTNPQLQYQNHSTDDEKMIQSLSSAEAAVINDKLDSISSANSSNNDSSPHHQNRLQTSSAATNSTTTHTHQSKKSPKKNKRQLNYSRPPDGGWGWMVVFASFIINLIADGVSLSFGVIFVELVNYFNESKSKTAWIGSLFLSIPLLTGPIGSSLVDQFGCRKVTIAGALLASAGFFIGQYSTCVEHLFFAFSLAGFGLALCYVTSIVSVAYWFDRRRSLATGLAVCGSGFGTFLFAPLIILLLKEYGWRGTLLILSGVFLNMVCCGFLIPDVNIDTSGDVSSSSSSNSGDTSDLDSNLSDSDDNFDIDNQNDRLTSITGNLSQEQHRLLLKQHSVMARPLSESHSNDDSFPRHTSSLINIPTFIKNNDSQDSSNNNKNEMQSNNIYGELTFRRGGYLHNLICHYPHLLSMFLPWDMQCDDLTVKTKVKLQSNTTPVPLISSSPVPPKATQKVVEFGSTHHMDSHSKLNGIINSNDDVMDSNKATDNGGILKSSTNSRQNSTSRFGQLLNFARQSQHFNNNNNNNNDVLFNQHQQQTPRINRLRHLRLPRGSLTYRNAMLVINKYRLKASSAPDIYRTSMATINEEKSLNLYENLKEILINMIDMSIFKSFRYSIFCLSNFLLYVCIDVPYVYIPDQVITSGASDKDGASQYISIIGVFNTFGVVFVGYIGDKPWLDASFIYSILVSISGLVMAAIPLTTDSYLISIQSAIYGFCISANYSLVSVILVELISLDSFTTAYGMLLLVQGFGSLIGPPLAGWIFDISGNYDNAFYITGITIMLSGILVLPVGRKKNCFLWRNQSDDEIESVLKDRNGCPLSNGASSPSCKMTNDNKHSKPRADTTIEEDSEI